A stretch of DNA from Armatimonadota bacterium:
TTCGTTTGGCAGCGCAAGAAAGTTGGGCACCCTCTGCTGGAGAAATTGTAGTGCAATCGTACGCAGCTGGTCACGAGGCAGCCATTCAGAGGAGGATTCTCCCTCTGGATACAGGAGCGAGTTCTCGGCATCAGGGTCTATATATCTCCACAGGTGGATAGGTACGATTCCAACGATATACAACTTGCCGAAATTATCTTCAAACAGGTAGGAAAGTTCGTCTCCTGGGCTCCAGTGGGGGGCATAGAGAGGCCAGGAAGCAGGATCGCGCAACATACCCAGATTATGGGCGGTAACACCTATTAGGCGTATTTGCAGACCTGGCGTATTCATCCATTCCAGCAGACGGCGTTCGGCCTCGCTAGGAGATAAGCCGAGCACCATCGTAGTTGGATCATATCGCACATAAGGGTGCCCACCCTTGTAGTAACGTACCTTGATCTCTGCCGCACTTGCGGCAACCAACAGCGTACAAAGTCCGAGATACACTAGTAAACGCATCGCCTCTCACCTCCTAATTAGTGACGGAATAACCTCTTGCTCGTTGTACAGCACCGGAATGTCCACAGGCCCTTTCCACAGACCGGAATGGTGCAGCCGGTTCACTGCATCCACACCAGCTTGCACCGCCTCGCGATAGTTGAGCGTCCCAGTATCTTTTATTTGATTCACCACGGAATCCCTCAACGCATTGAAGAAAGCGTCACATTCCGCAACGTATATTTCGCGATCCCACGATACGCGATTGGAAGTACCTTTGCCCCGCAGCACTCCCATGCCGTCTCCCAACTTCCCATCCCATGTCCACGACCATGTGCCCGGACGAGCCACGTTCGCAAACTCCTTCACCAGCACCGGGTTCTGGTTGTCACTGCTATCAAATAGCTCCAAACGCACCGGCAGGTACCACTCTGAGCATGAAGTAACTGCGCGGAAAACCCTATACCGCTCATCTGCTCCGGCTTCCACACCACGTAAGGGTCGCTTCGGCTGTCTACCAGAAGCAGATTGAGTGCGTTGAAGGTGAAAGAACCGCTTTCGGTAAAGGTGCGCCGGTCGTTGGGGGGCGGATTACCGGTGGACACGGTGTAACTAACACTAAACTCCACCCGATACTGCCCGTTGTGTCTGTCCGAAAGGTTCTGCAGGCTCTCCAGAATGATGGCGTTGCTCTGAGGGTCGCCCGGATAGCGCGCGCTGCTGACCTGAAACTGGAGGTTGCTTGGCGTCACCGCGTGCGCGCTGGTCTGCTCAGTGAGGGTAGCAGAGGTAGCGCTGGCGTTTAGGATATAACCGCTCTGGGGCTGCACGACCAGACGGAGAGTGAACCATCCGCCGATAGTGGCTCCCTCTTGTGCGGTTGCAGGCTGGTTGGCGTATCCGTGGGGATACCACACGATGTACATCCTGACCGAAGCGCGCGCATTCGCAAGGCACAGCAGGGCGAGGGTGGTTAGTACCCCCCGTGTGAGTAGCAAAAGCAAGTGTTTCTCTGGTTTGCTCCTTTCGCTCACGAGGGGTGTGTAACTACTTGCACGTTAACATCTTTTGCACAAAACGTCAAGACATTCGTGCGACCTTTTCCGAAAATTTCGCCCGCACCCATCCCGTGCCGCCAAGCAGCACCATCAGGATGCTTATCCACTGCGCATCGGAAAGCCCCAGAGCCAGTACCGTAGAGGTTGCCCCAACGCGCCAGAACTCCACGAGGAAGCGGTATACGCCGTACAGCGTGATGTATGCCCAGAACACCTTACCGGCAGGATGAGGCGGCTTTTGCATCCGCGCCAGCAGGGCGAAGATGAGCAGGTTGGAGAGCGAGGCGTAAATCTGCGTGGGGTGGCTGGGTGGAGTGTGTACATGCGGACGGAACGGGTCCTGAAAGGAACACGCCCAGGGCAGGTCGGTGGGCACACCGTAACAGCAGCCGCCTAAAAAACAGCCGATGCGCCCCACCGAATAAGCGAGCGCAACACCTGGCGCCAGCACGTCCGCCAGTTGCAGGAAGGGAATGCCCTTCCGCTGCGCTAACAACGCTACCGCCAGCCCACCACCGATGACCGCACCGTGAAAGGAGAGACCACCCTCCCAGAAATAGAGCACGCGCCACGGCTCCTGCGCAAAGTTGTGCCAGTCCAGCGCCACGTACACTACCCTTGCTCCTATTACCCCTGCCAGTGCGGTCAACAACACGAAGTCCAGAATCTGCTCCGGGTCTATGCGGTAACGTGGAGCCACGCGCATGGACCACCACACCGCCAGCGCGAAGCCAAGCACAATCATCACGCCGTACGAGCGCACTTCTAAAGGACCAAGGTGAAACAGCACAGGATGCATGTACCTTCTCCCTTCTCGCAGACACACCCGTTATCTACGATTATACCAGTATGTGTGTGCCTTACGGAAACTTCCTCACTGTTATCCAAATATCAGGAGGAATATATCTCTATTTGTCGAAGAGTAAACACAGAGTGATTCAGTCCGGCTCAGGACGGAGGTTGATTCGCCAGTAGTCTGTCCATCGTCCGTCCTGTAAACAGTTGCATCACGACACAGCCCATTTGTGCTGTGGATTGTCCCGCTCTGGAAAAGGGCAATTTCCCGCCATGTCGAATGCAGAACGGAGGAGGTGCACATCCATGTTTCACCGCAAGATGATGCTGCTCTCGTCGGCGATGCTGATGGCAATCGCCTGGGCGGTGATGGCGAATGTGCAGCCAGAAGCCACCCAACCCACTGCAGAAAAGTCGCAAGAACAATGCGCCGATTGTCATGAGGAAGTAGTCAAAGTGCTTCAGCAACATGCGCACGCAGGGTTGAGCTGCTCGCAATGCCACCCCAACGCGCTGGCTCACCAGAATGCGGACGACCCCACCGAAGTGCTTCCCGTGGTGGATTTCCGCTCCGAGACCTGCGGTTCGTGCCACAAGTTCCAGTATGAAACCTACTTCACCAGCGAGCCGGGCACCGCAGGCGAGTTCGGCGGCACACCCGCCGATCCAAAAGAGCACCCGAAAACGAAGGATTTCCCTCTGTATAACAAGATAATCGCCGGGCATGGCTTCACCAAAGAGTACAACGAAGACCGTTCCCACCGCTACATCCTGCGCGATCACATTGACATCCAGCGTGGTAAAAACCTTGCCTGTCTGAACTGCAAGTCCACGCAGGTTGCCTACTACTGGGGTAAGGAATGGAAGGGGCTGGAGCTCACCACCGATGGCGATGTGGTCGCCAAGTGGCAGGAAGCCATCCAGCGTATCCCCAAAGAGATGCAGGACTACGGCGCGTCCTGCGCGCACTGTCATAATCCGCACACGGCGCAGCTGCAAATCATCAATAAGGCGCTCCTCAACGCCATCGAGCGACGGGGGGTCAACCCCTACTGGAAAGAGCGCAATGTCAACAGCTTCGCCAGGGCAGACAAGCAGCAGCAGGAGATACTGGTGTGCGCTCAATGTCATGTGGAGTATGTGTGCGGACCGGGAGCAGACAAGAAGGCACGCTTCGAGTTCAGCTGGCGCAAGGTGCGCGACCTGCATGACTACTACCTGGAGCGCCACAAATACCAGCAGGACTGGGTGCATTCCATCATCGACGAACCACTCATCAAGAGCCAGCACCCCGAAACAGAAACGTTCTGGGAGAGCAAGTATGAGCGGGCAGGCGCATCTTGCGTCACCTGCCACATGCCGAAAGTGAACGTGAACGGACGATGGCTAACCTCGCACTGGCTGGTATCGCCTCTGCGCTATATCGACAAATACGTGAAGGGCGAGAGGTTAGGGGCATACCCCTGCGCCCAATGTCATAACGTCCCGCCCCAGAACCTGCGTGAGCAGGTGTTGCGTGTGCAGCGTCACGTGAACGAGGTGCAGAAGCGCGTACAGCAAGCTCTCAGTGATAGCATCGACGCCATCGCTGCAGCAAAACAGGCGAAAGCAGGCGGTAAAACCGTGAACGAGGAGATGCTGCAAAAGGCGGTGCTGCTACACCAGCAGGCGCACGTGCGCTGGGAGAACCTGGTGGTTTCCGAGAACAGCATGGGCTTTCACAACCCAGAAGAGGTGATGAAGGAGCTGAACGAAGCGATGGACTATGCACGCCAGGCGCAACTGCTGGCAACGCAGGCAGTGAAATAAATCACGGCGTGGGCAGACCTGCGTGTCTGCCCACGCCCCGCAACGAGCTTCGACAGGTTACGGTATCCTCAACACCGCACCGGTGCTAGCGCTAGTCGCCATCGCAGCGTAGCGACGCAACCAGCCCTCGGGGACGTCGCGTTTCAATGGCTTCCACGTCTGTCGGCGGCGGTTTAACTCCTCCTCGCTCAGTTTCACCTCCAGACGCCCCTCAGGGATGTTAATAGAGATGATGTCGCCCGTCTGAAGCAAGCCGATGGGACCACCTTCCGCCGCCTCCGGCGAGACGTGCCCGATACACGCTCCACGTGTGCCGCCGGAGAATCGTCCGTCGGTAATCAACGCCACTTTGTCACCCAAGCCCTGCCCCATGATGTAGCTGGTGGGGGCAAGCATCTCCTGCATGCCAGGGCCGCCTTTGGGACCCTCGTAACGAATCACCACTACGTCGCCAGGCTTCACCTTGCCGTTCAGGATGCCCTCGCACGCTTCTTCCTGGCTTTCAAAGATGACGGCGGGTCCCTCGAACACCAGCATCTTCGGGTCTACGCTGGCGGTCTTCACCACCGCGCCTTCGGGTGCGAGATTGCCGAACAATACCGTTAGCCCACCCGTCTGCGAGTACGCTCTCTCAACAGGGCGGATGCATTCGGGGTCCAGGATACGCGCGTCGGCGATGTTCTCGCCTAGCGTTTTGCCCGTCACGGTTAGGCAGTCCAGATGCAGTAGCCCATCCACCCGTGTCAGCTCCTTCAGGATTGCGCTAATGCCCCCTGCTCTGTCCACGTCTTCGATATGGTAATGACTGCTGGGTGCGACCTTGCAGATGTTGGGCGTGCGTTTCGAAAGCTCGTTGATGCGGTGCAGGTCGTAATCCACGCCCGCCTCGTGTGCGATAGCCAGCGTGTGCAACAACGTGTTGGTGGAACCGCCCATCGCCATATCCAGTACGAAGGCGTTGTCGATGCTCTCGCGCGTCACGATGTCGCGCGGTTTGATGTCGCGCCGAATCAGCTCCATGAGCGCAAACGCCGCCTGACGGAACAGCTCCACCCGCGCGGGATTGAGGTTGTCCCTTGTGCCTGCCAAAATGGTTCCATTGCCGGGCAGCGCCATACCTAGCGCCTCGCA
This window harbors:
- the lgt gene encoding prolipoprotein diacylglyceryl transferase, which translates into the protein MHPVLFHLGPLEVRSYGVMIVLGFALAVWWSMRVAPRYRIDPEQILDFVLLTALAGVIGARVVYVALDWHNFAQEPWRVLYFWEGGLSFHGAVIGGGLAVALLAQRKGIPFLQLADVLAPGVALAYSVGRIGCFLGGCCYGVPTDLPWACSFQDPFRPHVHTPPSHPTQIYASLSNLLIFALLARMQKPPHPAGKVFWAYITLYGVYRFLVEFWRVGATSTVLALGLSDAQWISILMVLLGGTGWVRAKFSEKVARMS
- a CDS encoding cytochrome c-552 yields the protein MFHRKMMLLSSAMLMAIAWAVMANVQPEATQPTAEKSQEQCADCHEEVVKVLQQHAHAGLSCSQCHPNALAHQNADDPTEVLPVVDFRSETCGSCHKFQYETYFTSEPGTAGEFGGTPADPKEHPKTKDFPLYNKIIAGHGFTKEYNEDRSHRYILRDHIDIQRGKNLACLNCKSTQVAYYWGKEWKGLELTTDGDVVAKWQEAIQRIPKEMQDYGASCAHCHNPHTAQLQIINKALLNAIERRGVNPYWKERNVNSFARADKQQQEILVCAQCHVEYVCGPGADKKARFEFSWRKVRDLHDYYLERHKYQQDWVHSIIDEPLIKSQHPETETFWESKYERAGASCVTCHMPKVNVNGRWLTSHWLVSPLRYIDKYVKGERLGAYPCAQCHNVPPQNLREQVLRVQRHVNEVQKRVQQALSDSIDAIAAAKQAKAGGKTVNEEMLQKAVLLHQQAHVRWENLVVSENSMGFHNPEEVMKELNEAMDYARQAQLLATQAVK
- the ilvD gene encoding dihydroxy-acid dehydratase; this translates as MRSDVIKKGFERAPHRALLKATGVRDEDMDKPFIAVCNSFVEIVPGHVHLNKVGEIVKQAIREAGGVPFEFNTIGVDDGIAMGHTGMKYSLPSRELIADSVETMVRAHCFDGMICIPNCDKIVPGMLMAAMRLNIPTVFVSGGPMAAGKTPDGKVVDLISVFEGVGAYKAGKMDDRQLKVLEDFGCPTCGSCSGMFTANSMNCLCEALGMALPGNGTILAGTRDNLNPARVELFRQAAFALMELIRRDIKPRDIVTRESIDNAFVLDMAMGGSTNTLLHTLAIAHEAGVDYDLHRINELSKRTPNICKVAPSSHYHIEDVDRAGGISAILKELTRVDGLLHLDCLTVTGKTLGENIADARILDPECIRPVERAYSQTGGLTVLFGNLAPEGAVVKTASVDPKMLVFEGPAVIFESQEEACEGILNGKVKPGDVVVIRYEGPKGGPGMQEMLAPTSYIMGQGLGDKVALITDGRFSGGTRGACIGHVSPEAAEGGPIGLLQTGDIISINIPEGRLEVKLSEEELNRRRQTWKPLKRDVPEGWLRRYAAMATSASTGAVLRIP